In Nitratireductor basaltis, the following are encoded in one genomic region:
- a CDS encoding sensor histidine kinase, which produces MTAFTPSIIPRNEPQRLAAVRRYDILDTPPDGAFDRVTAIAARRFGVPIAIISIVDSDRIWFKSHHGLPVEQIDREPGLCASAILSPEPHILPDASVDPRSLANPLVAGDFGLRFYAGVPLTTSDGFNLGTLCVIDKAPRTVAADEIEDLKDLASVVMDQMELRLSARNAVAKAEILAREIDHRVMNSLQFVSGMLTLQSRGDHLSDATAEQLKIAANRVAAVARVHRHFQSGEAAEFTSCITFLRRLCADLSDIVGKPISVGGDEGEIPTTRIQSIGLIVNELVTNAAKHGEGKIDVYFRITSKTHEISVCDEGSGLPSGYNPTSGGGLGTKVVAALASQLDGRVIAGRSPSGRGSCVTVAFPA; this is translated from the coding sequence ATGACCGCGTTCACGCCAAGCATCATTCCCAGGAACGAGCCTCAGCGTTTGGCCGCTGTACGGCGTTACGATATTCTCGACACACCACCAGACGGCGCGTTCGACCGTGTAACAGCGATAGCAGCCCGCCGCTTCGGTGTGCCGATCGCGATAATCAGTATTGTCGACAGTGATCGCATTTGGTTCAAATCCCATCATGGACTTCCGGTGGAGCAGATCGACCGCGAGCCCGGTCTATGCGCATCGGCCATCCTTTCGCCTGAACCGCATATCCTGCCGGATGCGAGCGTTGATCCGCGCTCTCTCGCGAACCCACTTGTCGCCGGGGACTTCGGGTTGCGCTTTTACGCCGGCGTACCGTTAACGACTAGTGACGGTTTCAATCTCGGCACTCTCTGCGTCATCGACAAAGCACCGCGTACCGTCGCCGCTGATGAAATTGAGGACCTCAAAGACCTCGCATCCGTAGTCATGGATCAAATGGAACTGCGGCTCTCCGCCCGAAATGCAGTTGCCAAGGCTGAGATCCTGGCGCGCGAGATTGATCACCGCGTCATGAATAGTCTGCAGTTCGTTTCGGGCATGCTGACCCTGCAAAGCCGTGGGGATCATCTTTCGGACGCGACTGCAGAACAGCTTAAAATCGCGGCCAACCGCGTGGCGGCAGTGGCGCGTGTGCATCGTCACTTCCAGTCTGGCGAGGCGGCCGAGTTCACTTCCTGCATCACGTTTCTGCGACGGTTATGCGCCGACCTGTCGGACATTGTAGGAAAGCCCATATCCGTCGGTGGCGACGAAGGCGAAATCCCAACAACCCGCATTCAGTCAATCGGTCTCATAGTCAACGAACTCGTCACCAACGCTGCAAAACATGGTGAAGGGAAGATCGACGTCTATTTCAGGATCACGTCCAAGACGCACGAGATTAGCGTTTGCGACGAGGGCAGCGGTTTACCGTCAGGCTACAATCCAACATCTGGAGGTGGGCTGGGAACGAAAGTAGTAGCTGCCCTCGCTAGCCAGTTGGACGGGCGGGTCATCGCAGGTCGATCGCCTTCGGGGCGCGGTTCGTGTGTCACCGTGGCCTTCCCCGCCTAA